GGACCGCTTTGATTTATTGGTGCTCGACGACTTGGGCTACGTCCGGAAGTCGGAGGCCGAGACCTCCGTGCTGTTTGAGCTGATTGCCCACCGTTACGAGCGCCGGGGTTTGGTACTGACCGCCAATCAACCCTTCAGTCGGTGGGACGAGATCTTTGCGGATTCGATGATGACGGTGGCGGCCGTGGACCGATCGATCCACCACGCAATCATTGTCGAGATTAACGCGGAGAGCTTTCGCAAGCAGGCGGCGGCGCGGAGAAACTCGTCGTCGTGACGGGTCGCGCGCTGGTGTGCTCTGCATTGGGTGAGCACTGGTCTCTCGCCACCTGACCTCGGGCTGGCCGCAGCCACCAGGCTGGGTAGATGACTCAACGAACACCGCTGCCGATCCGGGGTTGTCGTTACGATCCGGTAACCACAAAACGACAGTCACCTCGCCAATCTCTGTCGTTTTTCCCGTCTAAGCCCTTGACATCTGACAGGAAGAGACTGAATCCGAATGGGTCAGCCCACCTGACTTTTCCCGTTATCTTCTGGCGAGTAAAACCAACACCACTTTCGATCGCGCGGAAGCCCTGTTGCCTCGTAACGTGCTCTCAACAGCCTCGGCTTACTGAGAATTGTGGCAAGCCCCGAAACCCCTGCCGTACGGTTGCCAGAGGACTTAGCGGGAAAAGTCAGGTCAGCCCACAAGCGTCCGAGAATCGCTTGTCTGAAACTATGTCGAGTATCGCTCTCGCACTTGTGGGAGTGACTAAAACGATGACTAAATTTCCCACCCCATCCAGCCCCAAATGGCACCAGCGGCACCAACGAGCCCCAAACGCCAAAACGCCGGAACCCCTTTGTGTCGGGAGATTCCGGCGTAATCTTGAGGATGGCTCAGGGGTGATTTGAACACCCGACACGAGGCTTATGAGTCCCCTGCTCTAACCAACTGAGCTACTGAGCCGCACAACCACTTATTTTGGCACCTTTGCTAGAATAGCACGTCTGACAAATAGAAATCGAGATCGCCCTAGTTGCTGGCATGGGAGAACGCAACTATGGATGGTATGGCTCGCTCTCAAGAGCTATAGATGCACTTGTTTGGTTAGCCCGATCGACCGTATTGCGAACCAGCAGCTCCAGACTGGTATCCCGAACGGCCGTCGTTTGACCGGAGATACTATAGACCAGTGCTTCACGATACACCCGCTGGGCGGGATGCTGACATGAATTTGCAGAACCTCCGGACGCAATAACTGCTGCCCGCGCGCAGGTTCCCGCTAGGTAAATTGCCTGACCGCGCAACTGCAGCCGCTTGGCAAACTCCGCTTCTGCTGGCTGCATTGCCGTATAGAAATTGTCCCGGAGGGCGTCCAACGCCCGATTCAATTGCTCCCAGGTTTGCCGAATTGCAACGGACGGTTTCTGAAGTGCCACGCGGTCCAGTACGTCCAGACCTGCTCGCGCGCAGCCCAACGCGTAGAACCCATGGTTCAGAACGTTACGGCGATCGCGGCTGTGGATGGCTCCCGGTTCGTCAAGCCCGACCACCTGACTCGCGTCGAGCCGCCAGGCACTCAGCTCGGCACTCACCGTCCGCGTCGAACCCATCGCAGCTAACTCCATCGGCTCGGATAGGCGTAGCTCGCCCCCACCAGACTGCTGGTGCGATCGCAGCGGAGCCATTCCGTACACCGCGCTCCCGTCCGACAACTCGGCACCGATAATGAAGGTTTGGAAGAATCCTGCCCCAGTGATCCAGGGTGCGGTGCCATCTAGGCAGTAACTGCCAGCTACTTCTCGGGCCTTCAGCGGCGAGCCGCCTTCTCGTCGGAGGTGCGAAAATCCAACCCCGATAAGCGCCTCCCCCGTAACCGCTCGTGCGAGGTATGCGCGCTTCAGCTCGGTATTATGGCTACTTGCCAGCAGGGCTGAGGCACTCTGGTGCTGGTTCTGCAGAAACGACAGGGCTCCCGAATAGCGCGGCACCAGCTCTAAAAACTGGCGAAACTCGCGATCGCCCAGCTCCGCTCCTCCCCAGGTTTTGGGTACTTTCAGACCCAGACCGCCAAGCTCGCCGAGCCCACGGAGCGCTCCGTGCAAAGCTTCGGAGTCGGTATCCAGTTGCCCGGCTTGCGGTGCAACGATCTCGCGTAAGTAGGTTTCGGCACGGAGCAGAAGTATATCGGTGGGGGAAACAGGCATAGGCGGTCGATGCTGCGACTGGAACATTGTGAAATGTTAAGACATATCGACATAACCCACGGAGGGAGCAGTGCATTTGCCTCTGTAC
This genomic stretch from Rubidibacter lacunae KORDI 51-2 harbors:
- a CDS encoding ATP-binding protein; this translates as DRFDLLVLDDLGYVRKSEAETSVLFELIAHRYERRGLVLTANQPFSRWDEIFADSMMTVAAVDRSIHHAIIVEINAESFRKQAAARRNSSS
- a CDS encoding acyl-CoA dehydrogenase family protein; this translates as MPVSPTDILLLRAETYLREIVAPQAGQLDTDSEALHGALRGLGELGGLGLKVPKTWGGAELGDREFRQFLELVPRYSGALSFLQNQHQSASALLASSHNTELKRAYLARAVTGEALIGVGFSHLRREGGSPLKAREVAGSYCLDGTAPWITGAGFFQTFIIGAELSDGSAVYGMAPLRSHQQSGGGELRLSEPMELAAMGSTRTVSAELSAWRLDASQVVGLDEPGAIHSRDRRNVLNHGFYALGCARAGLDVLDRVALQKPSVAIRQTWEQLNRALDALRDNFYTAMQPAEAEFAKRLQLRGQAIYLAGTCARAAVIASGGSANSCQHPAQRVYREALVYSISGQTTAVRDTSLELLVRNTVDRANQTSASIALESEPYHP